A single genomic interval of Limnothrix sp. FACHB-406 harbors:
- the apcB gene encoding allophycocyanin subunit beta: MQDAITSVINSSDVQGKYLDSSALDKLKNYFATGELRVRAANAIGANAATIVKEAVAKSLLYSDVTRPGGNMYTTRRYAACIRDLDYYLRYATYAMLAGDPSILDERVLNGLKETYNSLGVPIGTTVQAIQAMKEVTAGLVGSDAGKEMGVYFDYISSGLS, encoded by the coding sequence ATGCAAGACGCAATTACCTCCGTCATCAACTCCTCCGACGTTCAGGGCAAGTACCTCGACTCGAGCGCTCTGGATAAGCTGAAGAATTACTTCGCTACCGGCGAACTGCGCGTGCGCGCTGCTAACGCGATCGGCGCTAATGCTGCCACGATCGTCAAGGAAGCTGTTGCTAAGTCGCTGCTGTACTCCGATGTGACCCGTCCCGGCGGCAACATGTACACCACCCGTCGCTATGCTGCTTGCATCCGCGACCTGGACTACTACCTCCGCTATGCCACCTACGCTATGTTGGCTGGCGATCCTTCGATCCTCGATGAGCGCGTGCTCAACGGCCTGAAGGAAACCTACAACTCCTTGGGCGTGCCCATCGGCACCACCGTGCAAGCAATCCAAGCCATGAAGGAAGTGACCGCCGGTTTGGTGGGCTCTGACGCTGGCAAGGAAATGGGCGTGTACTTCGACTACATCTCCTCGGGCTTGAGCTAA
- a CDS encoding phycobilisome linker polypeptide has protein sequence MRMFKITACVPSQTRIRTQRELQNTFFTKLVSYDNWFKEQQRIQKMGGKIVKVELATGRPGTNTGLL, from the coding sequence ATGCGGATGTTTAAAATTACGGCTTGCGTGCCGAGCCAAACGCGAATTCGGACGCAGCGCGAGCTGCAAAACACCTTCTTCACGAAGCTGGTTTCCTACGACAACTGGTTCAAGGAACAGCAACGCATCCAAAAGATGGGTGGCAAAATCGTGAAGGTCGAGCTGGCTACGGGCCGCCCGGGCACGAATACGGGTTTGCTGTAG
- a CDS encoding FtsW/RodA/SpoVE family cell cycle protein, producing the protein MAQRRPLVWSDWLTQFRTSVGWSAVGWADEARWLRWLTFFWLFVGFLILLSASYASAEATEGDGWYYCKRQLLWIAAGLVGFQTAVSLPLRYVLAIAHWGLLVTLMLMWALLVPGLGRSANGAVRWIEIGVLPIQPSELLKPFLVLQSARILGQWERLTDRHRWFWLGTIGAVLLGILLQPNLSTAAVCGMTVWLLALTAGLPYAYLLSAAGGGLVLGLISISLRTYQQRRIASFLNPWDDPLGIGYQLVQSLLAIGSGGWWGTGFGLSQQKLASLPIQFTDFIFSVFAEEFGFVGSLLLLTLLVVYGALGLRVAANASDRSLRLVAVGAVLLLVGQALVNIGVATGVLPTTGLPFPLMSYGGSSIIASLFLAGLLIRVARESSAATVVPLDRRRPRRP; encoded by the coding sequence ATGGCCCAACGTCGCCCCCTTGTTTGGAGTGATTGGCTCACACAGTTCCGAACCTCCGTGGGGTGGTCGGCCGTGGGCTGGGCCGACGAAGCCCGTTGGTTGCGTTGGCTCACCTTCTTTTGGCTGTTTGTGGGGTTTCTGATTTTGCTATCTGCTTCCTACGCCAGTGCGGAAGCCACAGAAGGAGACGGTTGGTACTACTGCAAACGGCAATTACTGTGGATCGCGGCGGGCTTGGTGGGATTCCAAACGGCCGTTTCCCTGCCCCTGCGTTACGTGCTGGCGATCGCCCACTGGGGGTTGCTAGTCACCCTAATGCTGATGTGGGCGCTGCTGGTTCCTGGTCTTGGGCGATCGGCCAACGGAGCCGTTCGCTGGATTGAAATTGGGGTCTTGCCAATTCAACCCTCGGAACTCCTAAAGCCCTTTTTAGTGCTGCAAAGTGCCCGCATTTTGGGTCAGTGGGAACGGTTGACCGATCGCCATCGTTGGTTTTGGCTGGGAACCATCGGTGCAGTGTTGTTGGGGATCTTGTTGCAACCCAATCTCAGCACCGCAGCGGTTTGTGGGATGACCGTTTGGCTCCTGGCGCTGACGGCGGGCTTGCCCTATGCCTATCTGCTCAGCGCGGCGGGAGGTGGGCTGGTTTTAGGACTAATTAGCATCAGCCTGCGCACTTACCAGCAGCGACGAATTGCCTCCTTTCTCAATCCTTGGGACGACCCCCTAGGCATTGGCTATCAATTGGTGCAAAGTCTCCTGGCGATCGGGTCGGGGGGCTGGTGGGGGACGGGGTTTGGCCTCTCGCAACAAAAATTAGCCAGCCTGCCTATCCAGTTCACTGACTTTATCTTTTCAGTGTTTGCGGAGGAGTTTGGCTTTGTCGGTTCCCTGCTGTTGTTAACCCTGTTAGTTGTTTATGGTGCATTGGGCCTGCGAGTGGCTGCCAATGCGAGCGATCGCTCCCTGCGACTGGTGGCCGTCGGTGCTGTGTTGCTGCTGGTGGGCCAAGCCCTGGTGAACATTGGCGTGGCAACTGGCGTGCTGCCAACTACAGGACTGCCGTTTCCCCTCATGAGCTATGGCGGTAGCTCGATTATTGCCAGTCTGTTTCTAGCGGGGTTGCTGATTCGGGTGGCCCGCGAAAGCAGTGCGGCCACGGTTGTTCCCCTCGATCGCCGCCGGCCCCGTCGGCCTTAA